The following coding sequences lie in one Bacillota bacterium genomic window:
- a CDS encoding TIGR04086 family membrane protein: protein MARKVRVEEVGPRKVFRWDSVLVGVVVGYLASLVCSAVLGAVMLKTTIAQESVPSIMGGVGFLSIAVGSGYAGMKGRWAGWIHGAATGALYVVASVLVSLVLFPEPLNALAITQRTLIGSAVGLLAGAIGVNL, encoded by the coding sequence GTGGCAAGAAAAGTCCGGGTCGAGGAAGTCGGTCCGAGGAAGGTATTCCGTTGGGACTCCGTCCTGGTCGGGGTGGTCGTCGGCTACCTTGCCTCCTTGGTCTGCTCGGCGGTTCTTGGGGCGGTCATGTTGAAGACGACCATCGCCCAAGAAAGCGTGCCGTCGATCATGGGGGGCGTCGGCTTCCTGAGCATTGCCGTAGGCTCGGGGTACGCCGGGATGAAGGGCCGCTGGGCCGGCTGGATCCACGGGGCAGCCACCGGGGCGCTCTACGTTGTCGCTTCGGTCCTTGTAAGTCTGGTCCTCTTCCCCGAACCCCTGAATGCGCTGGCCATCACCCAGCGGACCTTGATTGGCTCTGCGGTGGGCTTGCTTGCGGGCGCAATCG